CCAACATCACCGCCGAGATGGTCGGGATGGCGGCGAGCCACGCGCGCGGGGCGCAGGTGGCAAGTCTGAAGTCGTCCGCCAATGCCATGAACCAGTGGGCGGCCGAGGCACTGGGCATGGGCAACGCGCGCCTTGTCGATCACTCGGGACTGGGCGAGGCCTCGCGGATGCGGGCTGACGAATTTGCGGTTGTGCTTGCCCGAGCGTCCGAACACGGTGTGCTGAAGCCGATCCTGAAAGACATCGCGTTGCGGGATCCAAATGGGCGCGTCAACAAAGGCCACCCCCTGAGCGTGAAGGCCAAGACCGGCACGTTGCATTTTGTCAGCGCGTTGGCGGGCTATATTTCGGGGCCGGGTAATACGGAGCTCTCGTTTGCGATATTCGGTGCAGATGTCAGCGCGCGAGACAGGCTGATCGGGCCGGATCGGGAACGCCCGAAGGGCGCGAGAACATTCAACAGCCGGTCAAAGAAGCTGCAACAGAAGTTGATCGAGCGCTGGGGGGCGGTTTATCGGGCGTAACCCCGGCGGTTGCCAGTGGAAGCAGCGCCAACTAGCGTACCTTTATGTTTTGATGACCTTCGTCTGCTGATTGCGGCGACAGACATTGTGTCATGGCACGAGGCGCAAAAAGGCGCCGGACCTGACAGGAGGCAATATGTCTGATCCATTTGAGTTCAAAACCGAGTTTGCGATAGAGGATGAGACGGCCCTGAGGGCGCTGTTCCCACCGACACATGACATGGCCAAGGTGAAATGCCTCGATCATCTCGATCCGCATGCCAAGGCTTTTGTTGCGCGGTCCCCTTTTCTGTGTATCGGAACTCAAGCGCCTGATGGCGGCGCGGATGTGAGCCCGCGCGGAGATCCTTGCGGCTTTGTAAAAGTTCTGGATGACCGCACTCTTGCGATCCCGGACCGCCCGGGAAACAACCGACTGGATACGCTCAGCAATATTGTGGCGAACCCATCGGTAGGATTGCTGTTTATGGTGCCCGGATTTGACGAAACCTTGCGGATCAACGGCA
This genomic window from Shimia isoporae contains:
- a CDS encoding pyridoxamine 5'-phosphate oxidase family protein — protein: MSDPFEFKTEFAIEDETALRALFPPTHDMAKVKCLDHLDPHAKAFVARSPFLCIGTQAPDGGADVSPRGDPCGFVKVLDDRTLAIPDRPGNNRLDTLSNIVANPSVGLLFMVPGFDETLRINGTARVTTDPDVLALMSVQERLPRVAIIVTVQEMYLHCAKAFRRSDLWNPEARQDRGEMPSLSKMIMDQTVGAPEDPEAMAEIDEKLEEGYKASMY